In the Pithys albifrons albifrons isolate INPA30051 chromosome 3, PitAlb_v1, whole genome shotgun sequence genome, one interval contains:
- the SYCP3 gene encoding synaptonemal complex protein 3 isoform X1 translates to MAPSGRKHGGKAGKPAPEGQTFPAFDFEEDRKELSGSEEDIREGDTPVMDKHGKKRPLVAAHVVPDDVGSEVQNMLERFGADINKALLAKRKRLEMYTKASLKTSNQKIEHVWKTQQEQRQKLNHEFSQQFLSLFQQWDADVQKAEEQEEKLANMLRQQQKVFQQTRIVQSQRLKTIKQLYEQFLKVNYFLGRQLILITQESCINSDFVIVWYIFSKQKKLTAQKFYFG, encoded by the exons ATGGCACCATCAGGGAGAAAGCATGGAGGAAAAGCTGGTAAACCAGCACCAGAAGGACAGACTTTCCCTGCCTTTGACTTCGAGGAGGATAGAAAGGAACTGAGCGGATCAGAGGAAGACATTAGAGAAG GTGACACACCTGTAATGGACAAGCATGGAAAGAAGAGACCTTTGGTGGCTGCTCATGTGGTTCCGGATGATGTGGG GAGTGAAGTACAGAATATGCTGGAAAGGTTTGGAG CTGACATTAACAAGGCTCTCTTAGCTAAGAGGAAAAGATTAGAAATGTACACAAAAGCCTCACTCAAAACCAGTAACCAGAAGATTGAACACGTTTGGAAAACGCAGCAGGAGCAAAG GCAGAAGCTCAATCATGAATTCTCCCAGCAGTTCCTGAGTTTATTTCAGCAATGGGATGCAGATGtgcaaaaagcagaggagcaggaagaaaaaCTAGCG AATATGCTTCGTCAGCAACAAAAAGTTTTTCAACAGACAAGAATAGTACAAAGTCAGAGACTGAAAACCATTAAGCAACTTTATGAGCaatttttaaaggtaaattattttcttggaagGCAGCTGATCCTTATCACTCAAGAAAGCTGTATTAATTCAGATTTTGTAATAGTTTGGTATATTTTtagcaagcaaaaaaaattaactgcacAAAAATTTTACTTTGGTTGA
- the SYCP3 gene encoding synaptonemal complex protein 3 isoform X2 — protein sequence MAPSGRKHGGKAGKPAPEGQTFPAFDFEEDRKELSGSEEDIREGDTPVMDKHGKKRPLVAAHVVPDDVGSEVQNMLERFGADINKALLAKRKRLEMYTKASLKTSNQKIEHVWKTQQEQRQKLNHEFSQQFLSLFQQWDADVQKAEEQEEKLANMLRQQQKVFQQTRIVQSQRLKTIKQLYEQFLKSMNELEKSNENLLAGAQNELRKEMAMLQKKIMMDTQQQEMATVRKSLQSMLF from the exons ATGGCACCATCAGGGAGAAAGCATGGAGGAAAAGCTGGTAAACCAGCACCAGAAGGACAGACTTTCCCTGCCTTTGACTTCGAGGAGGATAGAAAGGAACTGAGCGGATCAGAGGAAGACATTAGAGAAG GTGACACACCTGTAATGGACAAGCATGGAAAGAAGAGACCTTTGGTGGCTGCTCATGTGGTTCCGGATGATGTGGG GAGTGAAGTACAGAATATGCTGGAAAGGTTTGGAG CTGACATTAACAAGGCTCTCTTAGCTAAGAGGAAAAGATTAGAAATGTACACAAAAGCCTCACTCAAAACCAGTAACCAGAAGATTGAACACGTTTGGAAAACGCAGCAGGAGCAAAG GCAGAAGCTCAATCATGAATTCTCCCAGCAGTTCCTGAGTTTATTTCAGCAATGGGATGCAGATGtgcaaaaagcagaggagcaggaagaaaaaCTAGCG AATATGCTTCGTCAGCAACAAAAAGTTTTTCAACAGACAAGAATAGTACAAAGTCAGAGACTGAAAACCATTAAGCAACTTTATGAGCaatttttaaag AGCATGAACGAGCTGGAGAAGAGCAATGAAAATCTCCTTGCTGGTGCTCAAAATGAGCTTCGCAAAGAAATGGCTATGTTGCAGAAAAAGATTATGATGGACACT CAACAGCAGGAGATGGCAACTGTGCGCAAGTCTCTTCAGTCCATGTTATTCTGA